The following are encoded in a window of Mycobacterium sp. ELW1 genomic DNA:
- a CDS encoding helix-turn-helix transcriptional regulator has product MNIRQWRHERNWSQEEVADQLRLQGFDMHQTTVAKIERGTRPLRVAETVAIATIFRVPPLAVFLGPPPTEMPWALRELHDMIASAQNLLDQMKDEMSRSAGRYVDQEAHVLALARMLNQTALEAERSQDGHTGSNEDD; this is encoded by the coding sequence GTGAACATTCGGCAGTGGCGGCATGAGCGCAACTGGTCACAAGAAGAGGTCGCCGACCAACTCCGCTTGCAGGGTTTCGACATGCACCAGACGACGGTGGCGAAGATCGAGCGCGGAACCAGACCGCTTCGAGTCGCAGAGACAGTCGCTATTGCAACGATATTCCGGGTGCCCCCGTTGGCTGTTTTTCTCGGACCCCCGCCAACAGAGATGCCGTGGGCACTCCGTGAACTTCACGACATGATCGCGTCGGCACAGAACCTGCTGGATCAGATGAAGGACGAGATGTCCCGCAGCGCAGGGCGATACGTCGACCAGGAGGCCCACGTCCTTGCGCTCGCACGGATGCTCAACCAGACCGCGCTGGAAGCCGAGCGGAGCCAGGATGGCCATACAGGATCCAACGAAGATGATTGA
- a CDS encoding integrase produces the protein MGKRQRDCLDCGAPVGYIGREHCCRCTRRLREQAAKARCPGCGQGRVLIPETGRCVLCSRRCRECGGPIKFRGETVCRPCQKRAALAAAKSACPRCAKPGYLRSTGWCGRCSRPGPPKEPPRICVSCGELRRHAGRGMCGRCWQRHPDRPFVRGETLAAGLAEPPDWLDDFVAHLAAHHCPARACRLITTLARLLEDEHPNHPQSVLERARRPGRSMGSLARALETFFTERGLAMATDQDQRLAAGRRKKRIDATPAPMRAAVAAFAESMLHARDRARRAGTRPRTDRTIESALTIVRDLACFLDTHRGKQDWALVDVTDIEAFLAGLPNTRARRLTVLGQFFRFARNYRAVLIDPTRGMSAKRHRGFRGRTVAITQQRTLFRRWSADPAAHPHEALFGLLAILHGASSRELRLLQVDHIDTSDRSIRLGKRPHPVPLDPVSWIALQRSLDHRETLRTNNPHVIVTRGTKADRRPASEAYMSHLLDPCGLPPKMLRSTRLADLVNTIDPKLVAAAFGMRPEGAMIYLADHLDDGRLPEQLAEP, from the coding sequence ATGGGGAAACGGCAACGAGACTGCCTCGACTGCGGCGCACCGGTCGGATACATCGGCCGCGAGCACTGCTGCCGGTGCACCCGCCGGTTACGAGAGCAGGCGGCCAAGGCGCGATGCCCGGGCTGCGGCCAGGGCCGGGTGTTGATTCCGGAGACGGGCCGGTGCGTGCTGTGCTCACGCCGCTGCCGCGAATGCGGCGGACCGATCAAATTCCGCGGTGAGACGGTGTGTCGGCCGTGCCAGAAGCGGGCCGCGCTCGCCGCTGCGAAATCGGCGTGCCCGCGCTGCGCAAAGCCCGGCTATCTCCGCTCGACTGGGTGGTGTGGCCGGTGCTCGCGGCCCGGCCCGCCAAAGGAGCCGCCCCGCATCTGTGTGTCCTGCGGTGAGCTGCGCCGCCACGCCGGGCGCGGTATGTGCGGGCGATGCTGGCAGCGCCACCCCGACCGGCCGTTCGTACGCGGCGAGACCCTGGCCGCTGGGCTCGCCGAACCACCGGACTGGCTCGACGACTTCGTCGCGCATCTGGCCGCCCATCACTGTCCCGCTCGCGCCTGCAGGTTGATCACCACGCTTGCTCGACTTCTCGAAGACGAACACCCCAACCACCCGCAAAGCGTGCTCGAGCGAGCCCGCCGGCCCGGCCGGTCGATGGGATCACTGGCGCGTGCCCTGGAGACGTTCTTCACCGAGCGTGGACTGGCGATGGCCACCGACCAGGACCAGAGGCTCGCCGCTGGACGGCGCAAGAAACGGATCGATGCCACCCCGGCTCCGATGCGCGCCGCTGTCGCGGCCTTCGCCGAATCCATGCTGCACGCCCGCGACCGGGCCCGGCGTGCGGGCACCCGGCCCCGCACCGACCGCACCATCGAGTCAGCGTTGACGATAGTGCGCGACCTCGCCTGTTTCCTCGATACCCACCGCGGCAAACAGGATTGGGCACTCGTTGACGTCACCGATATCGAGGCGTTCCTCGCCGGACTGCCGAACACCCGAGCGCGACGCCTGACTGTATTGGGCCAATTCTTCCGATTCGCACGCAACTACCGTGCGGTGCTCATCGACCCGACGCGCGGCATGTCGGCCAAGCGTCACAGGGGATTTCGCGGCCGCACCGTCGCCATCACCCAGCAACGCACCCTGTTTCGCCGCTGGAGCGCCGACCCTGCCGCGCACCCGCACGAGGCCCTCTTCGGACTCCTTGCCATATTGCACGGTGCCTCCAGCCGTGAGCTGCGGCTGCTGCAGGTCGACCACATCGACACCAGTGATCGCTCGATCCGGCTCGGCAAGCGCCCCCACCCCGTGCCGCTGGACCCGGTCAGCTGGATCGCTCTGCAACGCAGCCTCGATCACCGCGAGACCCTGCGCACCAACAACCCGCACGTGATCGTCACCCGCGGCACCAAAGCCGACCGGCGACCGGCGTCCGAGGCATACATGAGTCACCTGCTCGATCCATGCGGTCTGCCACCCAAGATGCTGCGCAGCACTCGGCTGGCCGATCTGGTCAACACGATCGACCCGAAACTCGTCGCGGCAGCATTCGGGATGAGACCCGAAGGAGCGATGATCTACCTCGCCGATCACCTCGACGATGGCCGATTGCCCGAGCAGCTCGCTGAACCCTGA
- a CDS encoding helix-turn-helix transcriptional regulator, whose protein sequence is MKIRWRLRMAAAQREVWTGTELRRLLAERAGLELSAASVSALLTKEPTQIKLSTLIALCTALDCTADDLFEIDTTPVEQIAPSPRPVVSEPKTATARGRSMPPM, encoded by the coding sequence ATGAAGATTCGATGGCGGCTACGGATGGCCGCGGCCCAGCGCGAGGTCTGGACCGGCACCGAGCTGCGGCGGCTACTGGCCGAGCGAGCGGGTCTGGAGTTATCAGCGGCGTCGGTGTCAGCGCTGTTGACCAAAGAGCCCACCCAGATCAAGCTCTCGACGCTGATCGCCTTATGCACCGCGCTGGACTGCACCGCAGATGACTTGTTCGAGATCGACACCACCCCAGTCGAACAGATCGCGCCATCGCCGCGCCCAGTTGTCTCAGAGCCCAAGACCGCCACCGCGCGGGGTCGGTCGATGCCGCCAATGTAG
- a CDS encoding site-specific integrase, with product MRLVEGLRLIPGGAAPVEPISADPVVFQRECVDAFVASWHARGFSLVTIDNDIGLLERTLAALGRPAWEVTSEDIDRVVGELAMAGRAASTRREYVQIFKGFHRFLQTRKAAEIEAMFGTRLVCPVDEFNASRHVGDDSPAVAAPPTPERVSEFFEFLKSRIATARKYGPAARDYAMFRTLYHAGLRSEESALLEIPDVHFDRGPFGKLHVRFGKAAHMSGPRPRWVPMLDGLEVLLRWFLADVRPKFPDSPVLFADESGGPLHRGTIRNRLRYLMELEGRPATERFSPHALRRACATHNYERGVDLVAIQQLLGHWTVSSTMRYVRPSATFIEDAYRRAVTSTLAELSGEDGTA from the coding sequence GTGCGGCTAGTGGAGGGTCTGCGGCTGATTCCCGGTGGCGCCGCACCGGTCGAGCCTATTTCTGCCGATCCTGTTGTGTTTCAACGTGAATGCGTCGATGCGTTCGTGGCGTCGTGGCATGCTCGAGGATTCAGCCTGGTGACGATCGACAATGATATTGGGTTGTTGGAGCGGACGTTGGCGGCGCTGGGGCGTCCGGCGTGGGAGGTCACCAGTGAGGACATCGATCGGGTGGTCGGCGAGCTGGCGATGGCGGGGCGAGCGGCGTCGACGCGCCGAGAGTACGTGCAGATCTTCAAGGGGTTCCATCGGTTTCTGCAGACCCGCAAGGCTGCTGAGATCGAGGCCATGTTCGGGACGCGGTTGGTATGCCCGGTGGACGAGTTCAACGCCTCCCGGCACGTGGGTGACGACTCGCCGGCAGTCGCGGCGCCGCCGACCCCGGAGCGGGTGAGCGAGTTCTTCGAGTTCCTGAAGTCGAGGATCGCCACCGCCCGCAAGTACGGTCCGGCCGCGCGGGACTACGCGATGTTCCGGACGCTGTATCACGCTGGGTTGCGGTCGGAAGAGTCTGCGCTGCTGGAGATTCCGGACGTGCATTTCGATCGTGGACCGTTCGGTAAGTTGCACGTGCGGTTCGGCAAGGCTGCCCACATGTCCGGTCCCCGGCCGCGGTGGGTACCGATGTTGGACGGGCTGGAGGTGTTGTTGCGCTGGTTTCTGGCCGATGTGCGCCCGAAGTTCCCGGACTCGCCGGTGCTGTTCGCCGACGAGTCCGGCGGCCCATTGCATCGTGGCACGATCCGCAATCGGCTGCGATATCTGATGGAGCTGGAGGGCCGGCCGGCGACCGAGCGGTTCAGCCCGCACGCGCTGCGCCGGGCCTGCGCTACTCACAACTATGAGCGCGGTGTGGATCTGGTTGCGATTCAACAGCTGTTGGGGCATTGGACGGTGAGCTCGACGATGCGGTATGTGCGGCCGTCGGCGACATTCATCGAGGACGCCTACCGGCGTGCGGTCACCTCGACGCTGGCCGAGCTGAGCGGAGAGGACGGGACGGCATGA